The DNA region taatatttagcagaagaaacatccatatatattaagaTTTTGGATTCACCCAAAAATATTTGACTAGTTTTTGGCTAATATCTTTTTGGTTCTCTAGCATTGCtcttgattaaattattatctaatgacAATTGcatgtgaatttttttaaaaaaatattaataataataagtaacgAAAATAAAGTGGACATAAACAATTGAAAGTAAAAGCAGAGTAGTGCTTTTTTCCTTTAAATTCTCTTTAATCCTTTACCAATTAAAGCGTATAGAGTGTAGTATCTCCATTAGCACCATGAAAGTGTGGCTCGTTTCTACTTTAATTTAATACGTCCTCTCATTTTCACATAACTTCATTAAGAAGCAACTGAATCTGATAAATCCCACACATATTTTTGTTCTTTCTAGCACACTGAATAAAGATGTATGTGACTAGACCTTTGTCTATGTACAGAAGATCACCAAGTACTCTTGAAGTGGCAACACCAGATGCTCCATATTCCGGTTATTTAGTGATCACCGACGAGGAAGCGGAGGCGGAGGACGCGTGTTGTTGGCGGCTATGCCGGCGGAAGAATGTTAAGAGACTGCCCTTCCCTCAGGACAAGATCTTCAGAGTGAGTCACTCATCAGAGTATCAGCAAACTTCAGACACTAAGGTTTGGTTTGTGCCTGTGCCTAATCACCCGCTTTCTTCCAACCGTTACTATATCATTAGAGCTAGAGGAAGATACAAAGGGTACGTTTTATCATCTTGTTTTCTTCAATCTtcatatgaatatatatatatatatatatatatatatatatatatatatatatatatatatatatatatatatagggcaaTGCTAGGAAGCAGcaacttttttaatattttgtaactatcaattggccatcaatagtatttttaatggtgtgagattacatctaatgatgagaaattatttacttttttttacggttaagtgctggccagaaaacacaaaaattaccgaccctctagacttttcctatatatatatatatatatatatggtcttTCTAGTCTTTAATTTGGCTGCTAAAAAATGAAATCATTTATACAAAAACTTAAGTCCATAAGGTAGCCTTTATTTTAAGGTATTGGAATGGAGATTGAAACTGGAATCTAATATTatgttttttagtttaaaaattagtaCTAAAATTTAGtctttgtctctaaaatttcagtatttcaatacCTCTAACAAATGGAGGCGGaaactgaaatttttgaaaacggagactgaaattttaataatattttatatctaaaatattttaaataattaattctaactttattcttagtgtaaattaaattagagttttattcttatttcaatctctgttcttcactttacaccaaacacaatactaaaaCTTATTTCAGTCTCTCAATTTGTCTCTCTTTCAAACGCTATATATCTAACAAGCAACCATGTCTATATGGATTTTGcgtgaattttatataatttttttcgttttatttattttatgttgaaatttttgttttgagtttaataaaagattgaattttaaaatttttttgttataaaaactCAGATATCATGTTATTATACCGTGTTAGGTACGTATTAAAAATTAATctgtataaatataaatacatattacaaatgaattaaataatacatctaattatatataaatacataataattaatttaatagttaattgttTGTGTacatgtaatattttttaaaattatttgttcgGCTTAAACTTATAAGAAGAAACaattatatatctaatatggttgTAATATATGGTTGAATTTTATAGTGATAATGTTGGAAAATGTTATGATATTGTAGGAAAGCTTGTAAATGCTCAAGAGAGGGTGACATTATCCGTTGCTGCTTCAGTGATCTCTTGAATGACCAAAAACCAAAGCCTTTCAACTTAAAAGACTTGTATCAAATCTTCAAGATTCATAATCACCACACCGGCGGATTCTTCGCTAAGTCGATCACGCCGGACGGCATACCTCCCACATTCCTAAGAAAGAAAGGTTGGAGACTCCGAATCTCCGGCTCATACCGATCTTGCCGGCTAAGCGAAGCGCTAGGCGTCGACGCCCCCCTCAGAGAACAGCTTCCTGATTTTAACTTTACAGTTTCAAGAAAACGCTCGCCTCCGGTGATAGTTGGAAAATGGTACTGTCCATTTATATTTGTAAGAGAAGGCA from Arachis hypogaea cultivar Tifrunner chromosome 10, arahy.Tifrunner.gnm2.J5K5, whole genome shotgun sequence includes:
- the LOC112716664 gene encoding uncharacterized protein, whose protein sequence is MYVTRPLSMYRRSPSTLEVATPDAPYSGYLVITDEEAEAEDACCWRLCRRKNVKRLPFPQDKIFRVSHSSEYQQTSDTKVWFVPVPNHPLSSNRYYIIRARGRYKGKACKCSREGDIIRCCFSDLLNDQKPKPFNLKDLYQIFKIHNHHTGGFFAKSITPDGIPPTFLRKKGWRLRISGSYRSCRLSEALGVDAPLREQLPDFNFTVSRKRSPPVIVGKWYCPFIFVREGKRVKKQMNKSLFYVMTLEQKWEEIYSCGSDEISEEGNVVIVNAYVEREVALVSGMEATKHSRSDCNSMFWFRAVNPYNRRRVSVGLSSAIIENMRWVQEAGGWVNGNGRERVVRVREEVKSESYEWQRFACYVLVESFCLRTLEGRLVIRYDFRHTHKIKYKWE